GTGACAGTATGGTCGGCATCCGAACCGCGTGGTACTCTATCGTCGGATGTTCGCCTGTTGTCGCAAGACCGCCTTACCTGGAGCGCCCATGCGCTTGGCAACCGACCTCCTTCTTTCGTACTTCGATGAATCCCGCTTCGTCCCCGCGCTCCGTGCCCGCAGCAAGAAGGGCGTCATCAAGGAACTCGCGGGGGCGCTCTCCGTGGACCCGGACATTCGCCACCCGGACATTCTGCTGGAAGCGCTCACCTCCCGAGAGTCGCTCGGCTCGACCGGCATCGGAAAGGAAGTCGCCATCCCGCATTCGCGCACGCTCTCCGTGCCCAGACTGAAGGTGCTGCTGGCTCGCTCGAAGAAAGGCGTGGACTGGGAATCTCCGGATCAGAAAGCGGTACGCCTTTTCTTCCTGGTGGTCGCCCCGCCGCAGGAGAAGAACAATGTCTACCTGCCGCTTCTCGGTTCTCTCGTGAGCG
Above is a genomic segment from Gemmatimonadota bacterium containing:
- a CDS encoding PTS sugar transporter subunit IIA; the protein is MATDLLLSYFDESRFVPALRARSKKGVIKELAGALSVDPDIRHPDILLEALTSRESLGSTGIGKEVAIPHSRTLSVPRLKVLLARSKKGVDWESPDQKAVRLFFLVVAPPQEKNNVYLPLLGSLVSAMQDTKSRDAILGAKNFDDAMAALREAFRG